From a region of the Tiliqua scincoides isolate rTilSci1 chromosome 4, rTilSci1.hap2, whole genome shotgun sequence genome:
- the SAMHD1 gene encoding deoxynucleoside triphosphate triphosphohydrolase SAMHD1 isoform X2: MGIRAIGLRLSLLDCLRKLEQNGADIMKVFNDPIHGHIEIHPLLVRIIDTPQFQRLRYIKQLGGTYYVFPGATNNRFEHSIGVGHLAGRLVRALGERQPELKIDQRDILCVQIAGLCHDLGHGPFSHMFDGRFIPLARPGLKWKHEKASVQMFEHLIDSNELRPVMEDYGLNLSEDMDFIKEQIAGPIETKKGCSSWPYRGRTEEKSFLYEIVANKRNGIDVDKWDYFARDCHHLGIQNNFDFERFLKFARVCQVKSKKHICTRDKEVGNLYDMFHTRNCLHRRAYQHKIGNIIETMITHAFLKADPYIRIKGSGGKEYKISTALDDMEAYTKLTDDIFLKILHSDDPELAEAREILHKIECRELYKYVGETQPGSEEITKEEYDGLPAEIAAAKPKTLSQDMELKAEDFIVDVIYMDYGMKEKNPIDNVHFYCKSDITHAIRITKDQVSNFLPEKFAEQLIRVYWKKTDGKNLDVARKYFVQWCINRNFTKPPNGDVIAPELTPMKPNWNLTEEDEKPGLSDHREASKSKTRLFQD, from the exons ATGGGAATTAG GGCTATAGGTTTAAGACTGAGTTTACTGGACTGTCTCCGAAAGTTGGAACAAAATGGTGCAGATATAATGAAG GTATTTAATGACCCAATCCATGGTCACATTGAAATACATCCTCTCCTTGTTAGAATAATTGACACACCTCAGTTTCAGCGTCTCCGATACATAaaacagttgggtggcacttactATGTTTTCCCAGGAGCAACAAACAACCGCTTTGAACATTCAATTGG GGTTGGCCATCTGGCAGGCCGTTTGGTCCGAGCGCTGGGGGAGCGACAACCAGAGCTGAAGATTGACCAGAGGGATATTCTTTGTGTACAGATTGCTGGTCTGTGCCATGATTTGG GTCATGGGCCATTCTCGCATATGTTCGATGGAAGATTCATCCCACTTGCTCGTCCAGGATTAAAATGGAAG CATGAGAAGGCTTCAGTTCAAATGTTTGAACACTTGATTGATTCCAATGAGCTAAGACCTGTCATGGAGGATTATGGTCTCAACTTATCTGAAGATATGGACTTTATCAAAGAACAGATAGCAGGACCAATTGAGACAAAAAAGGGTTGTTCTTCG TGGCCTTATCGTGGGCGAACTGAAGAAAAAAGTTTTCTTTATGAGATAGTGGCTAACAAAAGAAATGGCATTGATGTTGATAAATGGGATTATTTTGCCAG GGACTGTCACCATCTTGGAATCCAAAATAACTTTGATTTTGAACGTTTCCTTAAATTTGCTCGTGTCTGTCAAgtaaaaagcaagaagcacatTTGTACCCGTGACAAG GAGGTTGGAAATTTGTATGACATGTTCCATACCCGAAATTGTCTGCATCGCAGAGCCTACCAGCACAAAATTGGCAATATCATTGAAACCAT GATTAcacatgcttttttaaaagctgatCCGTATATCCGAATAAAAGGATCTGGAGGGAAAGAATATAAGATCTCTACAGCACTGGATGATATGGAAGCCTATACTAAGCTAACAG ATGATATATTTCTGAAGATTCTGCATTCTGATGATCCAGAACTGGCTGAAGCACGGGAAATTTTGCACAAAATAGAATGTCGCGAACTCTATAAATATGTGGGAGAGACTCAGCCTGGAAGTGAGGAAATTACAAAG GAGGAGTATGATGGGCTGCCTGCTGAAATTGCTGCCGCCAAACCAAAAACACTCTCTCAGGACATGGAATTGAAGGCTGAAGACTTCATAGTTGAT GTTATCTACATGGATTATGGAATGAAAGAGAAGAATCCCATTGATAATGTTCATTTCTATTGCAAATCTGACATTACTCATGCAATCAGAATTACTAAAGACCAG GTTTCAAACTTCCTACCAGAGAAGTTTGCAGAACAACTAATCAGGGTTTACTGGAAGAAAACAGATGGAAAGAATCTTGATGTTGCCAGAAAATATTTCGTTCAGTGGTGTATAAACAGAAATTTTACTAAGCCCCCG AATGGGGATGTGATTGCCCCCGAACTTACTCCAATGAAACCAAATTGGAATCTAACTGAAGAAGATGAAAAGCCAGGTTTAAGTGATCACAGAGAAGCCTCAAAATCCAAGACAAGACTTTTTCAAGACTGA
- the TLDC2 gene encoding TLD domain-containing protein 2 isoform X1, which produces MKTPRCRYTLLPSLLEETLSLEPEETDEQESHNWTGTDIPDVFTEDFHEPVLNGESNIMHLEEIQKLAPHLPLRVTGHPWNLIYGTARDGFSLKNMYRSMNDVASPVLLVIKDTDGQIFGAFSSTAIHVSSCFYGNGETFLFSFMPQLKVFKWTGKNTFFMKGDADSLAIGGGSGKFGLWLDGDLNHGGSHPCETFNNEALSPKEEFLIQDLEVWALD; this is translated from the exons CCCAGTCTCCTGGAGGAAACCCTGTCTCTGGAGCCTGAGGAGACGGATGAACAGGAGAGCCACAACTGGACAGGCACAGACATCCCAGACGTATTCACAGAAGACTTTCATGAGCCTGTACTGAATGGAGAGAGCAACATCATGCACTTAGAAGAAATCCAGAAA CTTGCCCCACACCTTCCTTTGAGAGTGACTGGACACCCATGGAACCTCATTTATGGTACTGCAAGGGATGGATTTAGCCTGAAGAACATGTACAGAAGCATGAATGACGTTGCCTCTCCTGTGCTGTTGGTTATCAAAGATACAGATGGCCAG ATATTTGGGGCCTTTTCTTCTACAGCCATCCACGTCAGCAGCTGCTTCTATGGCAATGGAGAAACATTTCTCTTCTCTTTCATGCCACAATTGAAG GTATTTAAATGGACTGGCAAAAACACTTTCTTCATGAAAGGAGACGCGGACTCACTAGCAATTGGTGGAGGCAG TGGGAAATTTGGATTGTGGTTAGATGGAGACCTGAACCATGGAGGAAGCCACCCCTGTGAGACGTTCAACAATGAGGCATTGTCTCCAAAAGAGGAGTTTCTCATCCAAGACTTGGAAGTTTGGGCACTGGATTAG
- the TLDC2 gene encoding TLD domain-containing protein 2 isoform X2, which translates to MHYHCAWGLPSLLEETLSLEPEETDEQESHNWTGTDIPDVFTEDFHEPVLNGESNIMHLEEIQKLAPHLPLRVTGHPWNLIYGTARDGFSLKNMYRSMNDVASPVLLVIKDTDGQIFGAFSSTAIHVSSCFYGNGETFLFSFMPQLKVFKWTGKNTFFMKGDADSLAIGGGSGKFGLWLDGDLNHGGSHPCETFNNEALSPKEEFLIQDLEVWALD; encoded by the exons CCCAGTCTCCTGGAGGAAACCCTGTCTCTGGAGCCTGAGGAGACGGATGAACAGGAGAGCCACAACTGGACAGGCACAGACATCCCAGACGTATTCACAGAAGACTTTCATGAGCCTGTACTGAATGGAGAGAGCAACATCATGCACTTAGAAGAAATCCAGAAA CTTGCCCCACACCTTCCTTTGAGAGTGACTGGACACCCATGGAACCTCATTTATGGTACTGCAAGGGATGGATTTAGCCTGAAGAACATGTACAGAAGCATGAATGACGTTGCCTCTCCTGTGCTGTTGGTTATCAAAGATACAGATGGCCAG ATATTTGGGGCCTTTTCTTCTACAGCCATCCACGTCAGCAGCTGCTTCTATGGCAATGGAGAAACATTTCTCTTCTCTTTCATGCCACAATTGAAG GTATTTAAATGGACTGGCAAAAACACTTTCTTCATGAAAGGAGACGCGGACTCACTAGCAATTGGTGGAGGCAG TGGGAAATTTGGATTGTGGTTAGATGGAGACCTGAACCATGGAGGAAGCCACCCCTGTGAGACGTTCAACAATGAGGCATTGTCTCCAAAAGAGGAGTTTCTCATCCAAGACTTGGAAGTTTGGGCACTGGATTAG